One window of Thermodesulfobacteriota bacterium genomic DNA carries:
- a CDS encoding branched-chain amino acid ABC transporter permease, with protein MKELSKALLVSLWFMFLTFPILVIRVNTVENTVEWRWRNMLMVGAAAFALHIVWGRMLARGQRRQTGAGRKTPGGIAPGHRLSRFRRFGPAGILLLTAGLAALPFFSSLYQVNILITAMIYIMLGLGLNIVVGLAGLLNLGYVAFYAVGAYSYALLHLHYGLNFWLALPLGASLAALAGIALGYPVLRLRGDYLAIVTLAFGEIIRLVLENWSGFSFGPSGIADIPRPPLFGISMSLEASTVFFYFLMLLMVTLTVFVVTRLQHSRIGRAWVALREDEIACQAMGIDTTRIKLAAFALGATWAGLGGVLFASRTTFINPACFTIWESMLILCIVVLGGMGSIIGVVVGALFLILLPEYLRAFSEYRVLLFGLLLVLMMIFRPGGLLPDRRRTYHFKGETG; from the coding sequence ATGAAGGAACTCTCCAAAGCCCTGCTGGTCAGCCTCTGGTTCATGTTCCTGACCTTCCCCATCCTGGTCATCCGGGTCAACACGGTGGAAAACACCGTTGAGTGGCGCTGGCGGAACATGCTGATGGTGGGCGCGGCCGCCTTTGCGCTCCATATCGTCTGGGGGCGTATGCTGGCGCGGGGGCAGCGGCGCCAGACCGGCGCCGGACGGAAAACCCCGGGCGGTATCGCCCCGGGGCATCGCCTGTCCCGCTTCCGGCGGTTTGGCCCGGCCGGGATCCTCCTGCTGACAGCCGGCCTGGCGGCCCTGCCGTTTTTTTCCTCCCTTTACCAGGTTAACATCCTCATCACCGCCATGATCTACATCATGCTGGGCCTGGGGCTGAACATCGTGGTCGGCCTGGCCGGCCTCCTGAACCTGGGCTACGTCGCCTTCTACGCGGTCGGCGCCTACTCCTACGCCCTGCTGCATCTACATTACGGCCTGAACTTCTGGCTGGCCCTGCCCCTGGGGGCCTCGCTGGCCGCCCTGGCCGGCATCGCCCTGGGCTATCCGGTGCTGCGCCTGCGGGGCGACTACCTGGCTATCGTCACCCTGGCTTTTGGTGAAATCATCCGGCTGGTGCTGGAAAACTGGAGCGGCTTTTCCTTCGGGCCGAGCGGCATCGCCGACATCCCCCGGCCGCCCCTGTTCGGGATCTCCATGTCCCTGGAAGCCAGCACCGTCTTTTTCTATTTTCTGATGCTCCTGATGGTGACCCTGACGGTCTTCGTGGTGACGCGGCTCCAGCACTCCCGGATCGGCCGGGCCTGGGTGGCCCTGCGGGAGGACGAGATCGCCTGCCAGGCCATGGGCATCGACACCACCCGGATCAAGCTGGCCGCCTTCGCCCTGGGCGCCACCTGGGCCGGGCTGGGCGGGGTGCTCTTCGCCTCCCGGACCACCTTCATCAATCCGGCCTGCTTCACCATCTGGGAGTCCATGCTCATTCTCTGCATCGTGGTCCTGGGCGGCATGGGTTCCATCATCGGGGTGGTCGTCGGCGCCCTGTTCCTGATCCTGCTGCCGGAATACCTGCGGGCCTTTTCCGAGTATCGCGTCCTGCTGTTCGGCCTCCTCCTGGTACTGATGATGATCTTCCGGCCGGGCGGTCTCCTCCCGGACCGTCGGCGCACCTACCACTTCAAGGGGGAAACCGGATGA